A section of the Thauera chlorobenzoica genome encodes:
- a CDS encoding ABC transporter ATP-binding protein: MAEAMLVADRLTRHFGGLTANEEVCITLERGTLHALLGPNGAGKSTCINMLSGDLPPSSGRILLGGKDITRLSAAARSHLGIGRSYQRTNIFPQFTVLENCRLAAQSRRPRPWKIFTDAQRLGDTVERARAAVAEAGLGGREARVAGTLSHGEQRQLEIAMVLATDAKVLLLDEPLAGMGSEESAKMVELLRGLKDGRAILLVEHDMDAVFAVADTITVMVNGAVLESGPPAQIRNSAEVQAAYLGEDEHV; this comes from the coding sequence ATGGCTGAGGCAATGCTCGTGGCCGACCGTCTGACCCGCCACTTCGGCGGGCTGACGGCGAACGAAGAAGTGTGCATCACGCTCGAGCGCGGCACGCTGCACGCCTTGCTCGGCCCCAACGGCGCGGGCAAGTCGACCTGCATCAACATGCTCTCGGGCGATCTGCCGCCCTCGTCCGGGCGCATCCTGCTCGGCGGCAAGGACATCACCCGGCTGTCGGCGGCGGCGCGCTCGCACCTGGGGATCGGGCGCAGCTACCAGCGCACCAACATCTTCCCGCAGTTCACCGTGCTCGAGAACTGCCGCCTGGCGGCGCAGTCGCGCCGGCCGCGGCCGTGGAAGATCTTCACCGACGCCCAGCGCCTGGGCGACACCGTCGAGCGCGCGCGCGCGGCGGTCGCCGAAGCCGGGCTGGGCGGGCGCGAGGCGCGGGTGGCGGGCACGCTGTCGCACGGCGAGCAGCGCCAGCTCGAGATCGCGATGGTGCTGGCGACCGACGCCAAGGTGCTGCTGCTCGATGAGCCGCTGGCAGGAATGGGCTCGGAGGAGTCGGCGAAGATGGTCGAGCTGCTCCGGGGGCTCAAGGACGGGCGCGCGATCCTGCTCGTCGAGCACGACATGGACGCGGTGTTCGCGGTCGCCGACACGATCACGGTGATGGTCAACGGTGCGGTGCTCGAATCGGGCCCGCCGGCGCAGATCCGCAACAGCGCCGAGGTGCAGGCCGCGTACCTGGGAGAGGACGAACATGTCTGA
- a CDS encoding ABC transporter substrate-binding protein, with protein sequence MSKHKLMQRMAGVAGVGLMALLPMGGAYAADKVKVGLMLPYTGTYASLGNAITNGFKQYVAEQGGKLGGREVEYFVVDDESDAAKATENANKLVKRDEVDVLVGTVHSGVALAMAKVARDTKTLMIIPNAGADELTGPLCAPNVFRVSFSAWQPAYAMGKVVAERGHKNVVTVTWKYSFGEQSVAGFKEAFEQAGGKIAKELYLPFPNVEFQPFLTEIAGLKPDAVFVFFAGGGAAKFVKDYDAAGLMNSIPLYGSGFLTDGTLEAMGGAGEGVMTTLHYADGLDTEKDKAFRTGYASAYKAQPDVYAVQGYDAAQLLGAGLAKAPAGKFDKDAVMKAMSAATVDSPRGAFSLSKANNPVQDIYLRKVEGKENKVVGVAAPKLADPARGCRMN encoded by the coding sequence ATGAGCAAGCACAAACTGATGCAGCGCATGGCCGGTGTTGCGGGGGTGGGGTTGATGGCCCTGCTGCCGATGGGCGGCGCCTACGCCGCGGACAAGGTCAAGGTCGGCCTGATGCTGCCCTACACCGGGACCTACGCCTCGCTGGGCAATGCAATCACCAACGGGTTCAAGCAGTACGTGGCCGAGCAGGGCGGCAAGCTGGGCGGGCGCGAGGTCGAATACTTCGTCGTCGATGACGAGTCCGACGCCGCCAAGGCCACCGAGAACGCCAACAAGCTGGTCAAGCGCGACGAAGTCGATGTGCTCGTCGGCACGGTGCACTCGGGCGTGGCGCTGGCAATGGCCAAGGTCGCGCGCGACACCAAGACCCTGATGATCATCCCCAACGCCGGGGCCGACGAGCTGACCGGGCCGCTGTGCGCGCCCAACGTGTTCCGCGTGTCGTTCTCGGCCTGGCAGCCGGCCTACGCAATGGGCAAGGTGGTGGCCGAGCGCGGGCACAAGAACGTGGTCACGGTGACCTGGAAGTACTCGTTCGGTGAGCAGTCGGTGGCCGGCTTCAAGGAGGCCTTCGAACAGGCCGGCGGCAAGATCGCCAAGGAGCTCTACCTGCCCTTCCCGAACGTCGAGTTCCAGCCCTTCCTGACCGAGATCGCCGGCCTCAAGCCCGATGCGGTGTTCGTGTTCTTTGCCGGCGGCGGCGCGGCCAAGTTCGTCAAGGACTACGATGCGGCGGGGCTCATGAACAGCATCCCGCTGTACGGCTCGGGCTTCCTCACCGACGGTACGCTGGAGGCGATGGGCGGTGCGGGCGAGGGCGTGATGACCACCCTGCACTACGCCGACGGCCTCGATACCGAGAAGGACAAGGCGTTCCGCACCGGCTACGCCAGCGCCTACAAGGCACAGCCCGACGTCTATGCGGTGCAGGGCTATGACGCCGCCCAGCTCCTCGGCGCCGGCCTGGCCAAGGCGCCGGCGGGCAAGTTCGACAAGGATGCGGTGATGAAGGCGATGAGCGCGGCGACGGTCGACAGCCCGCGCGGTGCGTTCTCCCTGTCGAAGGCCAACAACCCGGTGCAGGACATCTACCTGCGCAAGGTCGAGGGCAAGGAGAACAAGGTCGTCGGCGTCGCCGCGCCCAAGCTCGCCGATCCGGCCCGCGGCTGCCGCATGAACTGA
- a CDS encoding sensor histidine kinase: MSALKPVAALAGGRGSLRLRLLVGTLVWIVLAIAATGWGLGALFSRHVAQQFHVELRTHLDQLAANLVFDADGQAVLTAPLSDPRFARPYSGLYWQVDRIDGAVPAIGVLRARSLWDVALAVPADALADGEQHAHRVDGPDGAPLRMIEQVLRPAEQPQAALRLIVAADEGLIGEPVARFTRLLALGLGLLGAGLVAAALVQVRIGLRPLARLREGLAAVHEGRRRAIEGAFPSEIQPLVDEFNAVLVRNAEIVERARTQAGNLAHALKTPLTVLANAAAQPEGGQPGEPAGGGEGGALARLVAEQVGLARTQIDYHLARARAAAAAGIPGQRTPLRPALDGLLRLMAKVHAGRGLEIGPAGGADALVFRGEAQDLQEMLGNLLDNACKWAAHRVRVEARAVEGGRLEVAIDDDGPGLPPAVREAVFGRGVRADENTPGSGLGLAIVRDLARLYGGDIALETSALGGLRAVLTLPAA; this comes from the coding sequence ATGTCCGCGCTGAAGCCGGTCGCCGCGCTTGCCGGCGGGCGCGGTTCGCTGCGCCTGCGCCTGCTCGTCGGCACCCTGGTGTGGATCGTGCTTGCAATCGCCGCTACCGGCTGGGGGCTGGGCGCGCTGTTCAGCCGCCACGTGGCGCAGCAGTTCCACGTCGAACTGCGCACCCATCTCGACCAGCTCGCCGCCAACCTCGTGTTCGATGCCGACGGGCAGGCCGTGCTCACGGCGCCGCTCAGCGATCCCCGCTTCGCCCGGCCGTATTCCGGGCTGTACTGGCAGGTGGACCGGATCGACGGGGCGGTGCCGGCGATCGGCGTGCTGCGCGCGCGTTCGCTGTGGGATGTGGCGCTGGCGGTGCCGGCCGATGCGCTCGCCGACGGCGAGCAGCACGCCCACCGTGTCGATGGCCCGGACGGCGCACCGCTGCGCATGATCGAGCAGGTGCTGCGCCCGGCCGAACAGCCGCAGGCGGCGCTGCGCCTGATCGTCGCCGCCGACGAAGGACTGATCGGCGAGCCGGTGGCGCGCTTCACCCGCCTGCTGGCGCTCGGCCTCGGCCTCCTTGGCGCCGGCCTGGTGGCGGCGGCGCTGGTCCAGGTGCGGATCGGCCTGCGCCCGCTGGCGCGCCTGCGCGAGGGGCTGGCCGCAGTGCACGAAGGCCGCCGGCGGGCGATCGAAGGCGCCTTCCCGTCCGAGATCCAGCCCCTGGTCGATGAATTCAACGCCGTGCTCGTGCGCAACGCCGAGATCGTCGAGCGCGCCCGTACCCAGGCCGGCAACCTCGCGCACGCGCTGAAGACGCCGCTCACCGTGCTCGCCAATGCCGCCGCGCAGCCGGAAGGGGGGCAGCCGGGAGAGCCGGCGGGAGGGGGGGAGGGCGGCGCGCTCGCCCGCCTCGTCGCCGAGCAGGTCGGCCTCGCCCGCACCCAGATCGATTACCACCTGGCGCGCGCGCGCGCCGCCGCCGCGGCCGGCATTCCCGGCCAGCGCACGCCGCTGCGTCCGGCGCTCGACGGCCTGTTGCGGCTGATGGCCAAGGTCCATGCGGGGCGGGGGCTGGAAATCGGGCCAGCCGGCGGCGCGGACGCGCTCGTATTCCGCGGCGAGGCCCAGGATCTGCAGGAGATGCTCGGCAACCTGCTCGACAACGCCTGCAAGTGGGCCGCGCACCGCGTCCGCGTCGAGGCGCGGGCGGTGGAGGGTGGGCGGCTCGAAGTGGCGATCGACGACGACGGCCCCGGCCTGCCGCCGGCGGTGCGCGAAGCGGTGTTCGGGCGCGGCGTGCGCGCCGACGAGAACACCCCCGGTTCCGGCCTCGGGCTGGCGATCGTGCGCGACCTCGCCCGCCTGTATGGCGGCGACATCGCCCTCGAGACGTCGGCGCTGGGTGGTCTGCGCGCGGTGCTGACGCTGCCCGCGGCGTGA
- a CDS encoding branched-chain amino acid ABC transporter permease, producing the protein MNSRLPLFLQLLALLVLIAYPLYGSSFYVEMLAKTLVMAIFAMSLALLVGFTGLVSLGHAAYFGIAAYVVALVTPKYDPASFWFAFPASVLAAALAALVIGLFVLRTKGIYFIMVTLAFAQMAYYIFHDTPLGGGSDGIYLNFKPDAAIGGWVPFDLNEPLQMYYFILAAMVAVFVLLKLVLRSPFGRVLAGIHSNEHRMQSLGYATFRYKLAAFTLAGALAGVAGFLYAVLFGFVTPEYLSWHQSGNVLMMVILGGMGSLAGAAAGAFAFIGLQELFTDLSKHWQLLMGSVIVLAVLFMPDGLAGLPKRVIRMINWGEDKNG; encoded by the coding sequence ATGAATTCCAGACTCCCGCTGTTTCTACAACTGCTCGCGCTGCTCGTGCTGATCGCCTATCCGCTGTACGGCTCGAGCTTCTACGTCGAGATGCTGGCCAAGACCCTGGTGATGGCGATCTTCGCCATGAGCCTGGCGTTGCTGGTCGGCTTCACCGGGCTGGTGAGCCTCGGGCACGCGGCATATTTCGGCATCGCCGCCTACGTTGTGGCGCTGGTGACGCCCAAGTACGACCCGGCCAGCTTCTGGTTCGCCTTCCCGGCCTCGGTGCTGGCCGCGGCGCTGGCCGCGCTCGTGATCGGGCTGTTCGTGCTGCGCACCAAGGGCATCTACTTCATCATGGTGACGCTGGCCTTCGCCCAGATGGCCTACTACATCTTCCACGACACCCCGCTGGGCGGAGGCTCGGACGGGATCTACCTGAACTTCAAGCCCGATGCGGCGATTGGTGGCTGGGTGCCGTTCGACCTGAACGAGCCGCTGCAGATGTACTACTTCATCCTCGCGGCGATGGTGGCGGTGTTCGTGCTCCTGAAGCTGGTGCTGCGTTCGCCGTTCGGGCGCGTGTTGGCGGGCATCCACAGCAACGAGCACCGCATGCAGTCGCTGGGCTACGCCACCTTCCGCTACAAACTGGCCGCGTTCACGCTGGCCGGCGCGCTGGCCGGGGTGGCGGGCTTCCTGTACGCGGTGCTGTTCGGCTTCGTCACTCCCGAGTACCTGTCCTGGCACCAGTCGGGCAACGTGCTGATGATGGTGATCCTGGGCGGCATGGGCAGCCTGGCGGGGGCGGCGGCCGGGGCGTTCGCCTTCATCGGCCTGCAGGAGCTGTTTACCGACCTGAGCAAGCACTGGCAGCTGCTGATGGGCAGCGTGATCGTGCTGGCGGTGCTGTTCATGCCGGACGGGTTGGCCGGGCTGCCCAAGCGGGTGATCCGCATGATCAACTGGGGAGAGGACAAGAATGGCTGA
- a CDS encoding radical SAM protein, giving the protein MKPSPLQQPAANARYRIAVNAEWTSKCNALCPMCPRELIEHPQRMSRQTWQQTLARLTPEQVFRTVIAGYGEATTHKHFFDFVDDLRGHPVRFDLVSNGHLLDADKLRHLDGAIDLLMVSFSSIDPAVYRRVHVNLDHTRVMANIQAAQKLLRHTRLAISLTPLPECLPSLPATIDWLRAQGVATLTMSPTLYNRGGGLHAEAPAAGTETLRATIRRHRLRSQEFDFIPSIRDLYRQWRSNRFRCIARNVDVFISSAGEYLYCYNDIGHRHVLGNVATHSIDTVLAERERMAPIPALCDGCNMRRRYGVREVLKTGAAFARSRLAAARGT; this is encoded by the coding sequence ATGAAACCGTCCCCCCTCCAGCAACCGGCCGCGAATGCGCGCTACCGTATCGCCGTCAACGCCGAATGGACGAGCAAGTGCAACGCGCTGTGCCCGATGTGCCCGCGCGAGTTGATCGAGCACCCGCAGCGGATGAGCCGGCAGACCTGGCAGCAGACGCTCGCGCGCCTGACGCCGGAGCAGGTGTTCCGCACCGTCATCGCCGGCTACGGCGAGGCGACCACGCACAAGCACTTCTTCGACTTCGTCGACGACCTCCGTGGCCACCCGGTGCGCTTCGACCTGGTCAGCAACGGCCATCTGCTCGACGCCGACAAGCTGCGCCACCTCGACGGCGCCATCGATCTGCTGATGGTGTCCTTTTCCAGCATCGACCCCGCCGTCTATCGCCGCGTTCACGTCAACCTCGACCACACCCGCGTGATGGCCAACATCCAGGCCGCGCAGAAGCTGCTGCGCCACACCCGGCTCGCGATCAGCCTCACCCCGCTGCCCGAATGCCTGCCCTCGCTGCCGGCCACCATCGACTGGCTGCGCGCCCAGGGCGTCGCCACGCTGACGATGTCGCCGACGCTGTACAACCGCGGCGGCGGCCTGCACGCCGAAGCGCCGGCCGCCGGGACGGAAACGCTGCGCGCCACGATCCGCCGCCATCGCCTGCGCTCGCAGGAGTTCGACTTCATCCCGAGCATCCGCGACCTCTACCGCCAGTGGCGCAGCAACCGCTTCCGCTGCATCGCGCGCAACGTCGATGTGTTCATTTCCTCCGCGGGGGAATACCTCTACTGCTACAACGACATCGGCCACCGCCACGTCCTCGGCAACGTGGCGACGCACAGCATCGACACCGTCCTCGCCGAGCGCGAGCGCATGGCGCCGATCCCCGCGCTGTGCGACGGCTGCAACATGCGCCGGCGTTACGGCGTGCGCGAAGTGCTGAAGACCGGGGCCGCCTTCGCCCGGAGCCGGCTCGCCGCCGCACGCGGCACCTGA
- a CDS encoding pyridoxamine 5'-phosphate oxidase family protein, which produces MNMPPFHPGEQAAQQRWNTASWWDEARRMRLLWDHIPGEFHARLESAPFFFLATSAADGRCDCSFKGGGPGVVRILDAKRFAFADFDGNGAFMSLGNLLANPHVGCLFIDFTDGARLRVNGKARIVDAGEMLALFPGHTRVVEVSVEQVVPNCPKHIPHLVSAS; this is translated from the coding sequence ATGAACATGCCCCCCTTCCATCCCGGCGAGCAGGCTGCCCAGCAGCGTTGGAACACCGCGTCCTGGTGGGACGAGGCCCGCCGCATGCGCCTGCTGTGGGACCACATCCCGGGCGAATTCCACGCCCGCCTGGAAAGCGCGCCGTTCTTCTTCCTCGCCACCAGCGCCGCCGACGGGCGCTGCGACTGCTCGTTCAAGGGCGGCGGGCCGGGTGTGGTGCGCATCCTCGATGCCAAACGCTTCGCCTTCGCCGATTTCGACGGCAACGGCGCCTTCATGAGTCTCGGCAACCTTCTCGCCAATCCCCATGTCGGCTGCCTGTTCATCGACTTCACCGACGGCGCCCGCCTGCGCGTCAACGGCAAGGCCCGCATCGTCGACGCCGGCGAAATGCTCGCCCTCTTCCCGGGCCACACCCGGGTGGTGGAGGTGAGCGTCGAGCAGGTCGTGCCCAACTGCCCCAAGCACATTCCCCACCTGGTGTCCGCGTCATGA
- a CDS encoding branched-chain amino acid ABC transporter permease, with product MDFVSFLIQILNSLQYGLLLFLVASGLTLVFGIMGIINLAHGSFYMIGAYMAFALTSATGNLMLAIVLGIPLAFAFGALLEKLLFVHLYKRDHLQQVLLTYGLILIFEELRSLTMGDDVHGVDIPALFSASIQLSDTLSYPVYRIVISVVCVALAAGLWWLMQRTRLGMMIRAGSHNREMVQALGVNIDLLYRNVFALGVALAALAGMLAAPVSSVYPGMGGNVLIISFVVVVIGGIGSVWGALVAALLVGFTDTFGKVLVPEFAGLGVYLVMAVVLLWRPEGIFKKG from the coding sequence ATGGATTTCGTTTCCTTCCTGATCCAGATCCTGAATTCGCTGCAGTACGGACTGCTGCTGTTTCTGGTGGCCAGCGGGCTGACGCTGGTGTTCGGGATCATGGGCATCATCAACCTGGCGCACGGCAGCTTCTACATGATCGGCGCCTACATGGCGTTCGCCCTCACCAGCGCCACCGGCAACCTGATGCTGGCGATCGTGCTCGGCATACCGCTGGCGTTCGCCTTCGGGGCGCTGCTCGAGAAGCTGCTGTTCGTACATCTGTACAAACGCGACCACCTGCAGCAGGTGCTGCTCACCTACGGGCTGATCCTGATCTTCGAGGAACTGCGCAGCCTGACCATGGGCGACGACGTGCACGGGGTGGACATCCCGGCGCTGTTCTCGGCCTCGATCCAGCTTTCGGACACCCTGTCCTACCCGGTCTACCGGATCGTGATCTCGGTGGTGTGCGTGGCCCTGGCCGCCGGACTGTGGTGGCTGATGCAGCGCACCCGGCTGGGGATGATGATCCGCGCCGGCTCGCACAACCGCGAAATGGTGCAGGCGCTCGGCGTCAACATCGACCTGCTGTACCGCAACGTGTTCGCCCTCGGCGTGGCGCTGGCCGCGCTCGCCGGCATGCTCGCCGCGCCGGTGTCCTCGGTGTATCCGGGGATGGGCGGCAACGTGCTGATCATCTCCTTCGTGGTGGTGGTGATCGGCGGCATCGGTTCGGTGTGGGGGGCGCTGGTGGCGGCGCTGCTGGTGGGCTTTACCGACACCTTCGGCAAGGTGCTGGTGCCCGAGTTCGCCGGACTGGGGGTGTACCTGGTGATGGCGGTGGTGCTGCTGTGGCGCCCCGAAGGCATCTTCAAGAAAGGCTAG
- a CDS encoding benzoate-CoA ligase family protein, translating to MPTLSAADHTTNPPEIKIPRHYNAADDLVGRNLVAGRGAKIAYIDDAGRYSYDELARRVNRCGSALGDVLGLRQEERVLMCVHDTIDFPTAFLGAIRAGIVPIAVNTLLTASDYEYMLTDSRARVAIVSEPLMPVFAPLLGKVPTLERIIVADAAELAPDTLAGLLEHGREDFPAAPTLADDACFWLYSSGSTGAPKGTVHIHSSLIHTAELYARSILGIREDDVVFSAAKLFFAYGLGNGLTFPLAAGATAVLMGERPTPAAVFERLRRHRPTIFYGVPTLYASMLASPDCPARGELNLRACTSAGEALPEEIGRRWTERYGLDILDGIGSTEMLHIFLSNRPGQVRYGTSGKPVPGYRVRLIDDAGNEITVPGEPGELQISGPTSAVYYWNNREKSRSTFLGEWTRSGDKYLLDGDGYYVYAGRSDDMLKVSGIYVSPIEVESALIGHEAVLEAAVVGCEDEDHLIKPKAFIVLKPGLEADDALREALKNHVKSVLAPYKYPRWMEFVEDLPKTATGKIQRFKLRGVAPR from the coding sequence ATGCCTACACTGAGCGCGGCGGATCACACCACGAATCCGCCGGAGATCAAGATCCCGCGCCACTACAATGCCGCTGACGACCTCGTCGGGCGCAATCTCGTTGCCGGCCGCGGCGCCAAGATCGCCTATATCGACGACGCCGGGCGCTATAGCTACGACGAGCTGGCGCGCCGGGTCAATCGCTGTGGCAGTGCCCTCGGCGATGTGCTCGGCCTGCGCCAGGAAGAGCGGGTGCTGATGTGCGTCCACGACACCATCGACTTCCCGACCGCATTCCTCGGTGCGATCCGGGCCGGCATCGTGCCGATCGCGGTCAATACCCTGCTCACCGCGAGCGACTATGAATACATGCTGACCGACAGCCGTGCCCGCGTCGCGATCGTGTCCGAGCCGCTGATGCCGGTGTTCGCTCCGCTGCTCGGCAAGGTGCCGACGCTCGAGCGGATCATCGTTGCCGATGCCGCCGAGCTTGCGCCGGATACCCTGGCCGGACTGCTCGAGCACGGCCGGGAAGATTTTCCTGCCGCCCCGACGCTCGCCGACGACGCCTGTTTCTGGCTCTATTCGTCGGGCTCGACGGGCGCGCCGAAAGGCACCGTGCATATCCATTCGAGCCTGATCCATACCGCCGAACTGTACGCGCGCTCGATCCTGGGCATCCGCGAGGATGATGTGGTGTTTTCGGCGGCGAAGCTGTTCTTCGCCTATGGTCTGGGTAATGGCCTCACCTTCCCGCTGGCGGCGGGGGCCACCGCGGTGCTGATGGGCGAGCGCCCGACCCCGGCGGCGGTGTTCGAGCGCCTGCGCCGCCATCGCCCGACGATCTTCTACGGCGTGCCCACGCTGTACGCGTCGATGCTGGCCAGCCCGGACTGCCCGGCGCGCGGCGAGCTGAACCTGCGTGCGTGCACTTCGGCCGGTGAGGCCCTGCCCGAGGAGATCGGCCGGCGGTGGACGGAGCGTTACGGGCTGGACATCCTCGACGGCATCGGCTCGACCGAGATGCTGCACATCTTCCTGTCGAACCGGCCCGGCCAGGTGCGCTACGGCACCAGCGGCAAGCCGGTGCCCGGCTACCGGGTGCGCCTGATCGACGATGCCGGAAACGAGATCACCGTGCCGGGCGAGCCTGGCGAACTGCAGATCAGCGGCCCGACTTCGGCCGTCTATTACTGGAACAACCGCGAAAAGAGCCGCAGCACCTTCCTCGGTGAATGGACGCGCAGCGGCGACAAGTACCTGCTCGACGGCGATGGCTACTACGTCTATGCCGGGCGCAGCGACGACATGCTCAAGGTGAGCGGGATCTACGTCTCGCCGATCGAGGTCGAATCCGCACTGATCGGACATGAGGCGGTGCTCGAGGCGGCAGTGGTGGGCTGCGAGGACGAGGACCACCTGATCAAGCCCAAGGCCTTCATCGTCCTCAAGCCCGGGCTGGAGGCCGACGACGCCTTGCGCGAGGCGCTGAAGAACCACGTCAAGAGCGTCCTGGCGCCCTACAAATATCCGCGCTGGATGGAATTCGTCGAGGATCTGCCGAAGACCGCCACCGGCAAGATCCAGCGCTTCAAGCTGCGCGGGGTGGCGCCGCGCTGA
- a CDS encoding response regulator transcription factor yields the protein MRILVVEDEPTLAAQLRQALAAAGYAVDLAHDGREACFLGEEEAFDAVVLDLGLPLMDGLSVLKRWRGGGRAMPVLILTARGDWHEKVAGIDAGADDYLTKPFHMEELLARVRALIRRAAGQASAELVCGAVVLDTRGGRVTVDGQALALTSHEFRVLSYLMHHAGEVVSRTDLTEHIYAQDYDRDSNTIEVFVARLRKKLPPGLIETVRGLGYRLACPR from the coding sequence ATGCGGATTCTGGTGGTGGAAGACGAACCCACGCTGGCGGCGCAGCTGCGCCAGGCGCTGGCGGCGGCGGGCTATGCGGTCGATCTCGCCCATGACGGGCGCGAGGCCTGCTTCCTCGGTGAGGAAGAGGCCTTCGATGCGGTCGTGCTCGACCTCGGCCTGCCGCTGATGGACGGCCTCAGCGTGCTCAAGCGCTGGCGCGGCGGCGGGCGGGCGATGCCGGTGCTGATCCTGACCGCGCGCGGTGACTGGCACGAGAAGGTGGCCGGCATCGACGCCGGCGCCGACGACTATCTGACCAAGCCTTTCCACATGGAAGAGCTGCTCGCCCGCGTGCGCGCGCTGATCCGCCGCGCGGCCGGGCAGGCGAGCGCGGAGCTCGTCTGCGGTGCGGTCGTGCTCGACACCCGTGGCGGGCGGGTCACCGTCGACGGCCAGGCGCTGGCGCTGACCAGCCACGAATTCCGCGTGCTGTCCTACCTGATGCACCACGCCGGCGAGGTGGTGTCGCGCACCGACCTCACCGAGCACATCTATGCCCAGGACTACGACCGCGACTCGAACACGATCGAGGTCTTCGTCGCCCGCCTGCGCAAGAAGCTGCCGCCCGGCCTGATCGAGACCGTGCGCGGCCTCGGCTACCGCCTCGCATGTCCGCGCTGA
- a CDS encoding PepSY domain-containing protein, translated as MTNRSLPAVARLLAGLAFAASFAAVAGGGDHERARRALEAGEVLPLRAVLERVERDYPGQVVEVELEREDGTWLYEIKLIRPGGSVVKLRLDARDGTLYAAEGRELHPGGRRAD; from the coding sequence ATGACAAACCGTTCGTTACCGGCCGTGGCCCGGCTCCTTGCCGGGCTCGCGTTCGCCGCCTCCTTCGCGGCCGTGGCCGGCGGAGGCGATCACGAGCGTGCGCGCCGGGCGCTCGAAGCGGGCGAAGTGCTGCCGCTGCGCGCCGTGCTCGAACGGGTCGAGCGCGACTATCCGGGGCAGGTCGTCGAAGTCGAGCTCGAACGCGAGGACGGCACCTGGCTCTACGAGATCAAGCTGATCCGCCCCGGCGGCAGCGTGGTCAAGCTCCGGCTCGATGCGCGCGACGGGACCTTGTACGCTGCCGAGGGACGCGAGCTGCATCCGGGCGGCCGGCGCGCAGACTGA
- a CDS encoding ABC transporter ATP-binding protein encodes MSETLLEAHDLHTYYGSSHILHGVDFHIAKGEALGLMGRNGMGKTTLIRSMLGLVRPRHGTVKVNGDDMTGASTHRIALRGIAYVPEGRGIFPNLSVRENLIMAARAGVDGQRTWTFERVMETFPRLGERLSNGGGQLSGGEQQMLTIGRALMTNPDLLILDEATEGLAPLMVKEIWNVVRTIRETGIATVIVDKNHAAVTALTDRSMILVKGQVVFDGPSAAVRNDPELIQKHLGV; translated from the coding sequence ATGTCTGAGACGCTGCTCGAAGCGCACGACCTGCATACCTACTACGGTTCAAGCCACATCCTGCACGGAGTCGATTTCCACATCGCCAAGGGCGAGGCGCTCGGCCTGATGGGGCGCAACGGCATGGGCAAGACCACGCTGATCCGCTCGATGCTCGGGCTGGTGCGTCCGCGTCACGGCACGGTCAAGGTCAATGGCGACGACATGACCGGGGCGAGCACGCACCGCATCGCCCTGCGCGGCATCGCCTACGTGCCCGAGGGGCGGGGAATCTTCCCCAACCTGAGCGTGCGCGAGAACCTGATCATGGCCGCGCGCGCCGGCGTCGACGGCCAGCGCACGTGGACCTTCGAGCGCGTGATGGAGACCTTCCCGCGCCTGGGCGAGCGCCTGTCGAACGGCGGCGGGCAGCTCTCGGGGGGCGAGCAGCAGATGCTCACCATCGGCCGCGCGCTGATGACCAACCCCGACCTGCTGATCCTGGACGAAGCCACCGAGGGCCTGGCGCCGCTGATGGTGAAGGAGATCTGGAACGTGGTCCGCACCATCCGCGAAACCGGCATCGCCACCGTGATCGTGGACAAGAACCACGCCGCGGTGACCGCGCTCACCGACCGCTCGATGATCCTGGTCAAGGGCCAGGTCGTCTTCGACGGCCCGAGCGCGGCGGTGCGCAATGATCCGGAATTGATCCAGAAGCATCTCGGCGTCTGA